Proteins encoded by one window of Chaetodon trifascialis isolate fChaTrf1 chromosome 15, fChaTrf1.hap1, whole genome shotgun sequence:
- the LOC139343088 gene encoding uncharacterized protein, with translation MKMSRRVMSCCVVLFLALTSVSAAHKKLKSITDLKKINFGQSVPKHSLVLLHWFANEVNIDNDNVIWLTFDPNNEDYGSHHYGNYEGLLDPLPRGNIRYYTIGNLYQDVSVRLPSYVVNPPREYVGRNRDRIIIRVQGRNTRRAALQRIDQVYITQHYDTSDYLGTPYDPDHTYQITTNLLRQIREFSVRNNQMSLLYLRNRFQSHADDTSIRNTWGNLACLGLFLFIVIEEKYSLNQRNNRPGNNNPGNNNNRPQNNSRPQNRQNHCVKTEI, from the exons ATGAAGATGTCCAGAAGAGTCATGAGTTGCTGTGTAGTGCTGTTCCTTGCCCTGACCTCTGTATCTGCTGCACACAAAAAGCTCAAATCAATCACTGATTTGAAGAAAATCAACTTCGGTCAATCGGTGCCCAAGCACAGTCTTGTGCTCCTCCACTGGTTCGCCAACGAAGTTAACATTGACAATGATAATGTAATatggctgacctttgacccaaaCAATGAAGATTATGGCTCACATCATTATGGCAACTATGAGGGGCTGTTGGACCCACTGCCTCGAGGAAATATCAGGTACTACACTATTGGTAATCTCTATCAAGATGTGTCTGTGCGACTTCCATCTTATGTTGTCAATCCCCCAAGAGAGTATGTGGGAAGAAACAGGGACAGGATTATAATAAGAGTCCAGGGCAGGAACACAAGACGGGCAGCTTTGCAGAGGATTGACCAAGTGTATATCACACAGCATTATGACACTTCTGATTATTTGGGGACGCCTTACGACCCAGATCATACCTACCAGATCACTACGAACCTCTTAAGACAGATCAGAGAGTTTTCTGTGAGAAACAACCAAATGTCACTGCTGTATCTCAGAAACCGCTTTCAAAGTCATGCTGATGATACCAGCATCAGAAACACATGGGGCAACCTTGCTTGTCTTGGACTGTTCCTGTTTATTGTGATCGAGGAAAAGTACTCCCTCAACCAACGCAACAACAGACCAGGAAACAACAAtccaggaaacaacaacaacagaccacaaaacaacagcagaccacaaaacagacaaaatcacTGTG TTAAGACTGAGATATAG
- the LOC139343090 gene encoding uncharacterized protein has translation MSRRVMSCCVVLFLALTSVSAAHKKLKSITDLKKINFGQSVPKHSLVLLHWFANEVNIDNNNVIWLTFDPNRDYGSHHYGNYEELLDPLPRGNIRYRYYTVGNLYQDVSVRLPSYVVNPPTEYVGGNRDRIIIRVQDQNTGQAALQRIDQVYITQHYDTSEDLGTRYDPDHTYQITTNLLRQIREFSVRNNQMPMLYLRNRFQSHADDTSIRNTWGNLACLGLFLFIVIEEKYSSNQPNNRPGNSRPGHNRPVNNRPGNNRPGNNKPGNNRPGNNRQGNNNNRREINSRPETYNIPEIYYRSEINNGPENNTRSKNRYLECITSQPPTPGYYSASERNQ, from the exons ATGTCCAGAAGAGTCATGAGTTGCTGTGTAGTGCTGTTCCTTGCCCTGACCTCTGTATCTGCTGCACACAAAAAGCTCAAATCAATCACTGATTTGAAGAAAATCAACTTTGGTCAATCGGTGCCCAAGCACAGTCTTGTGCTCCTCCACTGGTTCGCCAACGAAGTTAACATTGACAATAATAATGTCATatggctgacctttgacccaaaCAGGGATTATGGCTCACATCATTATGGCAACTATGAGGAGCTGTTGGACCCACTGCCTCGAGGAAATATCAGATACCGGTACTACACTGTTGGTAATCTCTATCAAGATGTGTCTGTGCGACTTCCATCTTATGTTGTCAATCCCCCAACAGAGTATGTTGGAGGAAACAGGGACAGGATCATAATAAGAGTCCAGGATCAAAACACAGGACAGGCAGCTTTGCAGAGGATTGACCAAGTGTATATCACACAGCATTATGACACTTCTGAAGATCTGGGGACACGTTATGATCCAGATCATACCTACCAGATCACTACGAACCTCTTAAGACAAATCAGAGAGTTTTCTGTGAGAAACAACCAAATGCCAATGTTGTACCTCAGAAACCGCTTTCAAAGTCATGCTGATGATACCAGCATCAGAAACACATGGGGTAACCTTGCTTGTCTTGGACTGTTCTTGTTTATTGTGATTGAGGAGAAATACTCCTCCAACCAACCCAACAACAGACCAGGAAACAGCAGACCAGGACACAACAGACCAGTAAACAACAGACCAGGAAACAACAGACCAGGAAACAACAAACCAGGAAACAACAGACCAGGAAACAACAGAcaaggaaacaacaacaacagacggGAAATCAACAGCAGACCAGAAACCTACAACATACCAGAAATCTACTACAGATCAGAAATCAACAACGGACCAGAAAACAACACCAGATCAAAAAATAGAT ATTTGGAATGTATCACCTCCCAGCCGCCTACGCCTGGATACTACTCAGCCAGTGAGAGGAACCAATGA
- the septin9a gene encoding septin 9a isoform X4 codes for MSEAVVPDAIVSPAMGSLYGEKAGGPAVDFSYVGIDAILEQMRRKAMKQGFELNIMVVGQSGLGKSTLMNTLFKSKVSRKSVLATAQEKIPKTIEIKSISHDIEEKGVRMKLTVIDTPGFGDQINNENCWQPIMKFINDQYEAYLQEEININRKKRIPDSRVHCCIYFIPPTGHCLRPLDVEFMRRLSKVVNIVPVIAKADTLTLEERDFFKKKIREELRANGIDVYPQKEFDEDAEDRMINEKIREMIPFAVVGSDQEYQVNGRRLLGRKTKWGTIEVENIAHCEFAYLRDLLIRTHMQNIKDITSSIHYEMYRVRRLNENNTVVAHANGIPEHHLAAHEM; via the exons ATGTCTGAGGCGGTGGTGCCGGATGCAATCGTGTCCCCAGCCATGGGTAGCCTGTACGGGGAGAAGGCCGGGGGCCCTGCGGTGGACTTTAGTTATGTGGGCATTGACGCCATTCTGgagcagatgaggaggaaggcCATGAAGCAGGGTTTCGAGCTCAACATTATGGTTGTGG GACAGAGCGGCCTGGGAAAGTCCACCCTGATGAACACACTGTTCAAGTCTAAAGTCAGCCGCAAGTCAGTGCTGGCCACGGCCCAGGAGAAGATCCCCAAAACAATCGAAATAAAGTCCATCAGTCATG aCATTGAGGAGAAGGGAGTGAGAATGAAGCTGACAGTCATTGACACACCAGGCTTTGGAGACCAGATCAACAATGAGAACTG CTGGCAGCCCATCATGAAGTTCATTAATGACCAGTATGAGGCatacctgcaggaggagatcaACATCAACAGGAAGAAAAGGATTCCAGACTCCAGAGTCCACTGCTGCATATACTTCATCCCCCCAACCGGACACTG TCTGCGGCCTCTTGATGTAGAATTCATGAGACGTCTCAGTAAGGTGGTCAACATCGTCCCAGTCATTGCCAAGGCAGATACACTCACCCTGGAAGAGAGGGACTTCTTCAAAAAGAAG ATCAGGGAAGAGCTGCGAGCCAACGGGATTGACGTGTACCCGCAGAAAGAATTTGACGAGGATGCCGAGGACAGAATGATCAACGAGAAGATCAGG GAGATGATTCCATTTGCTGTGGTGGGCAGTGACCAGGAGTACCAGGTCAATGGCAGGAGGCTGCTGGGGAGGAAAACCAAGTGGGGAACCATTGAAG TTGAGAACATAGCCCACTGTGAGTTTGCCTATTTACGGGATCTCCTCATCAG GACCCATATGCAGAACATCAAGGACATCACCAGCAGCATCCACTATGAAATGTATCGCGTGAGGCGCCTCAATGAGAATAACACAGTGGTGGCTCATGCCAACGGTATCCCAGAACATCATCTTGCTGCCCATGAGATGTAG
- the septin9a gene encoding septin 9a isoform X3 — protein MEGDKFSALKRSFEVEETDSSTHPSPLSRRTTNPLRSSTSSTSSQRSYDLSSRNSDYRSSPSESSNPRSPKTGMRRIELSAGRNSDTASSRRTEISIEVSSKQIDNSPSAGIARFGLKRPEVSLSSRSTSLDSSSNSISSSSSTNRRAELSMTRSSEPPAPPRRMDAQLSSAPVSRIPEPPQRRAEPPSPILSQVEGASRRPEMPVFRQPDGLVPGNAVENNNHPPPAPSAPLPSLAEPRVERVQSPVVEPPTARPTDRPEVIPSYSSSAMSEAVVPDAIVSPAMGSLYGEKAGGPAVDFSYVGIDAILEQMRRKAMKQGFELNIMVVGQSGLGKSTLMNTLFKSKVSRKSVLATAQEKIPKTIEIKSISHDIEEKGVRMKLTVIDTPGFGDQINNENCWQPIMKFINDQYEAYLQEEININRKKRIPDSRVHCCIYFIPPTGHCLRPLDVEFMRRLSKVVNIVPVIAKADTLTLEERDFFKKKIREELRANGIDVYPQKEFDEDAEDRMINEKIREMIPFAVVGSDQEYQVNGRRLLGRKTKWGTIEVENIAHCEFAYLRDLLIRTHMQNIKDITSSIHYEMYRVRRLNENNTVVAHANGIPEHHLAAHEM, from the exons CGCTGAAACGGTCATTTGaggtggaggagacagattCATCCACACACCCTTCACCCCTGTCTCGTCGGACCACCAACCCCCTCCGctcatccacctcctccacatccAGCCAGCGGAGCTACGACCTGAGTTCCCGCAACTCTGATTACAGATCTTCCCCCTCTGAGTCCTCCAATCCACGTTCCCCAAAGACCGGCATGAGGCGCATTGAGTTATCAGCGGGTCGCAACTCTGACACAGCCTCTTCCCGCCGCACAGAAATATCCATTGAGGTCTCCTCCAAGCAGATTGACAACTCACCCAGTGCTGGCATCGCCCGCTTTGGCCTCAAACGGCCTGAGGTCAGCCTTAGCAGTCGGAGTACTTCCCTGGACAGCTCCTCCAActccatctccagctccagctccacaAACAGGCGGGCAGAGCTCAGCATGACACGGTCCAGTGAGCCCCCCGCCCCACCCAGGAGGATGGATGCCCAGCTTTCCTCTGCCCCAGTCTCAAGGATCCCTGAACCCCCTCAGAGAAGAGCAGAGCCCCCATCCCCAATCCTCAGCCAAGTTGAGGGGGCCTCCAGGAGGCCAGAGATGCCTGTCTTCAGACAGCCAGATGGTTTGGTCCCAGGCAATGCTGTGGAGAACAACAACCACCCGCCTCCAGCGCCTAGTGCTCCCCTGCCTTCCCTGGCAGAGCCAAGGGTGGAGAGGGTGCAGTCACCTGTTGTGGAGCCACCCACAGCTCGACCAACAGACA GGCCAGAGGTGATTCCCAGTTACAGCAGCAGTGCCATGTCTGAGGCGGTGGTGCCGGATGCAATCGTGTCCCCAGCCATGGGTAGCCTGTACGGGGAGAAGGCCGGGGGCCCTGCGGTGGACTTTAGTTATGTGGGCATTGACGCCATTCTGgagcagatgaggaggaaggcCATGAAGCAGGGTTTCGAGCTCAACATTATGGTTGTGG GACAGAGCGGCCTGGGAAAGTCCACCCTGATGAACACACTGTTCAAGTCTAAAGTCAGCCGCAAGTCAGTGCTGGCCACGGCCCAGGAGAAGATCCCCAAAACAATCGAAATAAAGTCCATCAGTCATG aCATTGAGGAGAAGGGAGTGAGAATGAAGCTGACAGTCATTGACACACCAGGCTTTGGAGACCAGATCAACAATGAGAACTG CTGGCAGCCCATCATGAAGTTCATTAATGACCAGTATGAGGCatacctgcaggaggagatcaACATCAACAGGAAGAAAAGGATTCCAGACTCCAGAGTCCACTGCTGCATATACTTCATCCCCCCAACCGGACACTG TCTGCGGCCTCTTGATGTAGAATTCATGAGACGTCTCAGTAAGGTGGTCAACATCGTCCCAGTCATTGCCAAGGCAGATACACTCACCCTGGAAGAGAGGGACTTCTTCAAAAAGAAG ATCAGGGAAGAGCTGCGAGCCAACGGGATTGACGTGTACCCGCAGAAAGAATTTGACGAGGATGCCGAGGACAGAATGATCAACGAGAAGATCAGG GAGATGATTCCATTTGCTGTGGTGGGCAGTGACCAGGAGTACCAGGTCAATGGCAGGAGGCTGCTGGGGAGGAAAACCAAGTGGGGAACCATTGAAG TTGAGAACATAGCCCACTGTGAGTTTGCCTATTTACGGGATCTCCTCATCAG GACCCATATGCAGAACATCAAGGACATCACCAGCAGCATCCACTATGAAATGTATCGCGTGAGGCGCCTCAATGAGAATAACACAGTGGTGGCTCATGCCAACGGTATCCCAGAACATCATCTTGCTGCCCATGAGATGTAG
- the septin9a gene encoding septin 9a isoform X1 has protein sequence MRKSSYTGRSASARVRRPEREGSGITSPTLKRSFEVEETDSSTHPSPLSRRTTNPLRSSTSSTSSQRSYDLSSRNSDYRSSPSESSNPRSPKTGMRRIELSAGRNSDTASSRRTEISIEVSSKQIDNSPSAGIARFGLKRPEVSLSSRSTSLDSSSNSISSSSSTNRRAELSMTRSSEPPAPPRRMDAQLSSAPVSRIPEPPQRRAEPPSPILSQVEGASRRPEMPVFRQPDGLVPGNAVENNNHPPPAPSAPLPSLAEPRVERVQSPVVEPPTARPTDRPEVIPSYSSSAMSEAVVPDAIVSPAMGSLYGEKAGGPAVDFSYVGIDAILEQMRRKAMKQGFELNIMVVGQSGLGKSTLMNTLFKSKVSRKSVLATAQEKIPKTIEIKSISHDIEEKGVRMKLTVIDTPGFGDQINNENCWQPIMKFINDQYEAYLQEEININRKKRIPDSRVHCCIYFIPPTGHCLRPLDVEFMRRLSKVVNIVPVIAKADTLTLEERDFFKKKIREELRANGIDVYPQKEFDEDAEDRMINEKIREMIPFAVVGSDQEYQVNGRRLLGRKTKWGTIEVENIAHCEFAYLRDLLIRTHMQNIKDITSSIHYEMYRVRRLNENNTVVAHANGIPEHHLAAHEM, from the exons CGCTGAAACGGTCATTTGaggtggaggagacagattCATCCACACACCCTTCACCCCTGTCTCGTCGGACCACCAACCCCCTCCGctcatccacctcctccacatccAGCCAGCGGAGCTACGACCTGAGTTCCCGCAACTCTGATTACAGATCTTCCCCCTCTGAGTCCTCCAATCCACGTTCCCCAAAGACCGGCATGAGGCGCATTGAGTTATCAGCGGGTCGCAACTCTGACACAGCCTCTTCCCGCCGCACAGAAATATCCATTGAGGTCTCCTCCAAGCAGATTGACAACTCACCCAGTGCTGGCATCGCCCGCTTTGGCCTCAAACGGCCTGAGGTCAGCCTTAGCAGTCGGAGTACTTCCCTGGACAGCTCCTCCAActccatctccagctccagctccacaAACAGGCGGGCAGAGCTCAGCATGACACGGTCCAGTGAGCCCCCCGCCCCACCCAGGAGGATGGATGCCCAGCTTTCCTCTGCCCCAGTCTCAAGGATCCCTGAACCCCCTCAGAGAAGAGCAGAGCCCCCATCCCCAATCCTCAGCCAAGTTGAGGGGGCCTCCAGGAGGCCAGAGATGCCTGTCTTCAGACAGCCAGATGGTTTGGTCCCAGGCAATGCTGTGGAGAACAACAACCACCCGCCTCCAGCGCCTAGTGCTCCCCTGCCTTCCCTGGCAGAGCCAAGGGTGGAGAGGGTGCAGTCACCTGTTGTGGAGCCACCCACAGCTCGACCAACAGACA GGCCAGAGGTGATTCCCAGTTACAGCAGCAGTGCCATGTCTGAGGCGGTGGTGCCGGATGCAATCGTGTCCCCAGCCATGGGTAGCCTGTACGGGGAGAAGGCCGGGGGCCCTGCGGTGGACTTTAGTTATGTGGGCATTGACGCCATTCTGgagcagatgaggaggaaggcCATGAAGCAGGGTTTCGAGCTCAACATTATGGTTGTGG GACAGAGCGGCCTGGGAAAGTCCACCCTGATGAACACACTGTTCAAGTCTAAAGTCAGCCGCAAGTCAGTGCTGGCCACGGCCCAGGAGAAGATCCCCAAAACAATCGAAATAAAGTCCATCAGTCATG aCATTGAGGAGAAGGGAGTGAGAATGAAGCTGACAGTCATTGACACACCAGGCTTTGGAGACCAGATCAACAATGAGAACTG CTGGCAGCCCATCATGAAGTTCATTAATGACCAGTATGAGGCatacctgcaggaggagatcaACATCAACAGGAAGAAAAGGATTCCAGACTCCAGAGTCCACTGCTGCATATACTTCATCCCCCCAACCGGACACTG TCTGCGGCCTCTTGATGTAGAATTCATGAGACGTCTCAGTAAGGTGGTCAACATCGTCCCAGTCATTGCCAAGGCAGATACACTCACCCTGGAAGAGAGGGACTTCTTCAAAAAGAAG ATCAGGGAAGAGCTGCGAGCCAACGGGATTGACGTGTACCCGCAGAAAGAATTTGACGAGGATGCCGAGGACAGAATGATCAACGAGAAGATCAGG GAGATGATTCCATTTGCTGTGGTGGGCAGTGACCAGGAGTACCAGGTCAATGGCAGGAGGCTGCTGGGGAGGAAAACCAAGTGGGGAACCATTGAAG TTGAGAACATAGCCCACTGTGAGTTTGCCTATTTACGGGATCTCCTCATCAG GACCCATATGCAGAACATCAAGGACATCACCAGCAGCATCCACTATGAAATGTATCGCGTGAGGCGCCTCAATGAGAATAACACAGTGGTGGCTCATGCCAACGGTATCCCAGAACATCATCTTGCTGCCCATGAGATGTAG
- the septin9a gene encoding septin 9a isoform X2: MSDSTVNAHLEGIISDFEALKRSFEVEETDSSTHPSPLSRRTTNPLRSSTSSTSSQRSYDLSSRNSDYRSSPSESSNPRSPKTGMRRIELSAGRNSDTASSRRTEISIEVSSKQIDNSPSAGIARFGLKRPEVSLSSRSTSLDSSSNSISSSSSTNRRAELSMTRSSEPPAPPRRMDAQLSSAPVSRIPEPPQRRAEPPSPILSQVEGASRRPEMPVFRQPDGLVPGNAVENNNHPPPAPSAPLPSLAEPRVERVQSPVVEPPTARPTDRPEVIPSYSSSAMSEAVVPDAIVSPAMGSLYGEKAGGPAVDFSYVGIDAILEQMRRKAMKQGFELNIMVVGQSGLGKSTLMNTLFKSKVSRKSVLATAQEKIPKTIEIKSISHDIEEKGVRMKLTVIDTPGFGDQINNENCWQPIMKFINDQYEAYLQEEININRKKRIPDSRVHCCIYFIPPTGHCLRPLDVEFMRRLSKVVNIVPVIAKADTLTLEERDFFKKKIREELRANGIDVYPQKEFDEDAEDRMINEKIREMIPFAVVGSDQEYQVNGRRLLGRKTKWGTIEVENIAHCEFAYLRDLLIRTHMQNIKDITSSIHYEMYRVRRLNENNTVVAHANGIPEHHLAAHEM, encoded by the exons CGCTGAAACGGTCATTTGaggtggaggagacagattCATCCACACACCCTTCACCCCTGTCTCGTCGGACCACCAACCCCCTCCGctcatccacctcctccacatccAGCCAGCGGAGCTACGACCTGAGTTCCCGCAACTCTGATTACAGATCTTCCCCCTCTGAGTCCTCCAATCCACGTTCCCCAAAGACCGGCATGAGGCGCATTGAGTTATCAGCGGGTCGCAACTCTGACACAGCCTCTTCCCGCCGCACAGAAATATCCATTGAGGTCTCCTCCAAGCAGATTGACAACTCACCCAGTGCTGGCATCGCCCGCTTTGGCCTCAAACGGCCTGAGGTCAGCCTTAGCAGTCGGAGTACTTCCCTGGACAGCTCCTCCAActccatctccagctccagctccacaAACAGGCGGGCAGAGCTCAGCATGACACGGTCCAGTGAGCCCCCCGCCCCACCCAGGAGGATGGATGCCCAGCTTTCCTCTGCCCCAGTCTCAAGGATCCCTGAACCCCCTCAGAGAAGAGCAGAGCCCCCATCCCCAATCCTCAGCCAAGTTGAGGGGGCCTCCAGGAGGCCAGAGATGCCTGTCTTCAGACAGCCAGATGGTTTGGTCCCAGGCAATGCTGTGGAGAACAACAACCACCCGCCTCCAGCGCCTAGTGCTCCCCTGCCTTCCCTGGCAGAGCCAAGGGTGGAGAGGGTGCAGTCACCTGTTGTGGAGCCACCCACAGCTCGACCAACAGACA GGCCAGAGGTGATTCCCAGTTACAGCAGCAGTGCCATGTCTGAGGCGGTGGTGCCGGATGCAATCGTGTCCCCAGCCATGGGTAGCCTGTACGGGGAGAAGGCCGGGGGCCCTGCGGTGGACTTTAGTTATGTGGGCATTGACGCCATTCTGgagcagatgaggaggaaggcCATGAAGCAGGGTTTCGAGCTCAACATTATGGTTGTGG GACAGAGCGGCCTGGGAAAGTCCACCCTGATGAACACACTGTTCAAGTCTAAAGTCAGCCGCAAGTCAGTGCTGGCCACGGCCCAGGAGAAGATCCCCAAAACAATCGAAATAAAGTCCATCAGTCATG aCATTGAGGAGAAGGGAGTGAGAATGAAGCTGACAGTCATTGACACACCAGGCTTTGGAGACCAGATCAACAATGAGAACTG CTGGCAGCCCATCATGAAGTTCATTAATGACCAGTATGAGGCatacctgcaggaggagatcaACATCAACAGGAAGAAAAGGATTCCAGACTCCAGAGTCCACTGCTGCATATACTTCATCCCCCCAACCGGACACTG TCTGCGGCCTCTTGATGTAGAATTCATGAGACGTCTCAGTAAGGTGGTCAACATCGTCCCAGTCATTGCCAAGGCAGATACACTCACCCTGGAAGAGAGGGACTTCTTCAAAAAGAAG ATCAGGGAAGAGCTGCGAGCCAACGGGATTGACGTGTACCCGCAGAAAGAATTTGACGAGGATGCCGAGGACAGAATGATCAACGAGAAGATCAGG GAGATGATTCCATTTGCTGTGGTGGGCAGTGACCAGGAGTACCAGGTCAATGGCAGGAGGCTGCTGGGGAGGAAAACCAAGTGGGGAACCATTGAAG TTGAGAACATAGCCCACTGTGAGTTTGCCTATTTACGGGATCTCCTCATCAG GACCCATATGCAGAACATCAAGGACATCACCAGCAGCATCCACTATGAAATGTATCGCGTGAGGCGCCTCAATGAGAATAACACAGTGGTGGCTCATGCCAACGGTATCCCAGAACATCATCTTGCTGCCCATGAGATGTAG